In one Vulgatibacter incomptus genomic region, the following are encoded:
- a CDS encoding GbsR/MarR family transcriptional regulator has translation MANEREREAERLVADAVGRLMELWGFRGVMGRIWAMLYLSEEPLPASELCGRLGISTGAASMALNELERWGVVQRRKMTGNRKSFFEAEIDVWKMVSRVFRERELVQLGEALQAFERAAELFRHEARMGDRSARLAGERTEKLTELTRVGQTLLRALVDRGQLDVRPLLAWTRWARARSPWRSA, from the coding sequence GTGGCGAACGAGCGTGAAAGGGAAGCGGAGCGGTTGGTCGCCGACGCCGTGGGGCGCCTGATGGAGCTCTGGGGCTTCCGCGGCGTGATGGGGCGGATCTGGGCGATGCTCTACCTCTCCGAGGAGCCCCTGCCCGCGTCGGAGCTCTGCGGGCGGCTGGGGATCTCGACGGGCGCGGCGTCGATGGCGCTCAACGAGCTCGAGCGGTGGGGCGTGGTGCAGCGCCGGAAGATGACGGGCAACCGGAAGTCCTTCTTCGAGGCCGAGATTGATGTTTGGAAGATGGTGTCGCGCGTCTTCCGGGAGCGGGAGCTCGTGCAGCTCGGCGAAGCGCTCCAGGCCTTCGAGCGCGCGGCCGAGCTCTTCCGTCACGAGGCCCGGATGGGGGATCGCTCGGCGCGCCTCGCCGGCGAGCGCACGGAGAAGCTGACGGAGCTCACGCGGGTGGGGCAGACGCTCCTGCGGGCCCTGGTGGATCGTGGGCAGCTCGACGTCCGGCCGCTCCTCGCGTGGACGAGGTGGGCCCGTGCCCGCTCGCCCTGGCGTAGCGCTTGA
- a CDS encoding heme exporter protein CcmB, with product MTQLVAALRKDLLLSWRSRAQAAAVVIFGATALLLLSFAVGPDAAALRRLAGGFLWVALLFSSTLALAESFRAETEQRALEGLLLLPANAPSLFYGKALANWLQLLLVGVGLLPVLVVLYDPDVGRLPALCGILALGTAGLSAPGTLYAGMSAQVRAQQVLLPLLLFPLVVPVLLAAVKASSLLLLGDPMGQAGSWALLLLAFNGIFWPLCGLLFGHVIEE from the coding sequence ATGACCCAGCTCGTCGCCGCGCTCCGCAAAGACCTCCTCCTCTCCTGGCGCAGCCGCGCCCAGGCGGCGGCGGTCGTGATCTTCGGCGCCACGGCCCTGCTCCTCCTCAGCTTCGCGGTGGGTCCGGACGCCGCCGCCCTGCGGCGCCTCGCCGGCGGCTTCCTCTGGGTGGCCCTCCTCTTTTCCTCCACCCTCGCGCTGGCGGAGAGCTTCCGGGCCGAGACCGAGCAGCGGGCCCTCGAGGGCCTCCTCCTCCTCCCGGCGAACGCGCCCTCGCTCTTCTACGGCAAGGCCCTCGCCAACTGGCTCCAGCTCCTGCTCGTGGGCGTGGGCCTCCTCCCGGTGCTGGTGGTGCTCTACGACCCCGACGTCGGCAGGCTTCCCGCCCTCTGCGGGATCCTCGCCCTCGGAACGGCCGGCCTCTCCGCCCCGGGCACGCTCTACGCCGGCATGTCCGCCCAGGTGCGGGCCCAGCAGGTGCTCCTCCCCCTGCTGCTCTTTCCGCTCGTGGTGCCGGTTCTGCTCGCGGCGGTTAAAGCCAGCTCGCTCCTGCTCCTGGGCGATCCCATGGGGCAGGCCGGCTCGTGGGCGCTGCTGTTGCTCGCCTTCAACGGGATCTTCTGGCCGCTCTGCGGCCTCCTTTTCGGCCACGTGATCGAGGAGTAG
- the ccmA gene encoding heme ABC exporter ATP-binding protein CcmA, whose protein sequence is MSEKSIPAVEAKGLCRRYGRSWALVDVDLRAEAGQAILLAGRNGSGKSTLLRVLAGALKPDRGALLVNGVDGLRDRQALRQRVALLGHASYTYDALSALQNLQVVARMLGRPSGRRDLLPLLEEVGIDSRADDPVHAYSAGMRRRLAFARLLLQDPDIVLLDEPYAQLDPPGFRFVDTLIPRLTAAGKTVIVASHHLEEGARLCHVGLALERGRLAWKGLASELPSSFGGLSIPGQVA, encoded by the coding sequence ATGAGCGAAAAGTCCATACCGGCAGTCGAGGCGAAGGGCCTCTGCAGGCGATACGGCCGCTCCTGGGCCCTCGTCGACGTCGATCTCCGGGCGGAAGCCGGCCAGGCCATCCTCCTCGCCGGCCGAAACGGCTCCGGAAAGTCGACCCTCCTGCGCGTCCTCGCCGGCGCGCTGAAGCCCGACCGCGGCGCGCTCCTCGTGAACGGCGTCGACGGCCTCCGCGATCGCCAGGCGCTCCGCCAGCGGGTGGCCCTCCTCGGGCACGCCTCCTACACCTACGACGCCCTCTCGGCGCTGCAGAACCTCCAGGTGGTCGCCCGGATGCTCGGTCGGCCATCCGGGCGGCGCGACCTCCTCCCCCTGCTCGAGGAGGTGGGGATCGACTCCCGCGCGGACGATCCCGTCCACGCCTACTCCGCCGGGATGCGCCGCCGCCTTGCCTTCGCCCGGCTGCTCCTCCAGGATCCCGACATCGTCCTCCTCGACGAGCCCTACGCCCAGCTCGATCCGCCGGGCTTCCGCTTCGTGGACACGCTCATCCCGAGGCTCACCGCCGCGGGCAAGACCGTGATCGTCGCCTCCCACCACCTGGAAGAGGGCGCGCGCCTCTGCCACGTGGGCCTGGCCCTCGAGCGCGGCCGGTTGGCGTGGAAGGGCCTCGCCAGCGAGCTCCCCTCCTCCTTCGGCGGCCTCTCCATCCCCGGGCAGGTGGCATGA
- a CDS encoding TlpA family protein disulfide reductase: MNKKVLLAGLVIVAPILVLFAVSFGRDPHAVHSPLVGREAPPFALASVDDGSPISLESLRGQPVVLNFWATWCLPCQQEHGVLYQGSRIFGDKVRFVGVVYEDEKPKIEEFLNRFGSGYPALLDEGGKIAIAYGVTGVPETFFIDASGNVVSKYNGPLSPDLLRTHVRGILGGQP; encoded by the coding sequence GTGAACAAGAAGGTTCTCCTCGCTGGCCTCGTGATCGTCGCACCGATCCTCGTGCTCTTCGCCGTGAGCTTCGGCAGGGATCCGCACGCCGTCCACTCGCCCCTGGTGGGACGCGAGGCGCCGCCGTTCGCCCTGGCTTCGGTGGACGACGGATCGCCCATCTCGCTCGAGAGCCTGCGCGGCCAGCCCGTGGTCCTGAACTTCTGGGCCACCTGGTGCCTGCCCTGCCAGCAGGAGCACGGCGTGCTCTACCAGGGCTCCCGGATCTTCGGCGACAAGGTGCGCTTCGTCGGCGTGGTCTACGAGGACGAGAAGCCGAAGATCGAGGAGTTCCTGAACCGCTTCGGCAGCGGCTACCCCGCCCTCCTCGACGAGGGCGGGAAGATCGCAATCGCCTACGGCGTCACGGGCGTGCCCGAGACCTTCTTCATCGACGCCTCGGGCAATGTCGTCTCGAAGTACAACGGCCCACTCTCGCCGGACCTGCTGCGCACGCACGTGCGCGGGATCCTCGGAGGCCAGCCATGA
- the ccsA gene encoding cytochrome c biogenesis protein CcsA encodes MGLDQLPRPSTKAPKVAAGLIAFAVVLLAAGSYIGLFRAPPEHFMGEVQRIMYVHVPTAWNALLAFTFAFVCSVAFLFRQNWKWDARLEAGLEVGVLLAFLLCVQGSIWAKPTWGVWWDWDPRLTTTAVMLFAFVGILALRRFVEDPVKRATWSAVATIIAYADVPIVYYSVRWWNSLHQTQSSPQTVASTMVTPLRINAFGILFLVSGLLVLRSQLAQRRLVRELAPPLPERSVSDAVVGGAA; translated from the coding sequence ATGGGACTCGACCAGCTTCCCCGCCCCTCCACGAAGGCGCCCAAGGTCGCCGCGGGGCTGATCGCCTTCGCCGTCGTCCTCCTCGCGGCGGGCTCCTACATCGGCCTCTTCCGCGCGCCGCCCGAGCACTTCATGGGCGAGGTGCAGCGGATCATGTACGTCCACGTCCCCACGGCGTGGAATGCCCTGCTCGCCTTCACCTTCGCGTTCGTCTGCTCGGTGGCCTTCCTCTTCCGGCAGAACTGGAAGTGGGACGCCCGCCTCGAGGCGGGGCTCGAGGTCGGCGTGCTGCTCGCCTTCCTGCTCTGCGTACAGGGATCCATCTGGGCCAAGCCCACCTGGGGCGTGTGGTGGGATTGGGATCCGCGGCTCACCACCACGGCGGTGATGCTCTTCGCCTTCGTCGGCATCCTCGCCCTGCGCCGCTTCGTCGAGGATCCGGTGAAGCGCGCGACCTGGTCGGCGGTCGCCACCATCATCGCCTACGCCGACGTCCCCATCGTCTACTACTCCGTTCGCTGGTGGAACTCGCTCCACCAGACGCAGTCGAGCCCGCAGACGGTCGCCTCCACGATGGTGACGCCGCTGCGGATCAACGCGTTCGGAATCCTCTTCCTCGTCTCGGGACTCCTCGTCCTGCGCAGTCAGCTCGCGCAGCGGCGCCTCGTCCGGGAGCTCGCCCCGCCGCTCCCCGAACGTTCGGTATCGGATGCGGTGGTGGGAGGTGCGGCATGA
- a CDS encoding heme lyase CcmF/NrfE family subunit, translated as MISLVGRGLILAALVAAASGSVLGFTAARRGGAALAWTRRLAYLFSGLMVAANLLMEAALLGHDFSVGYVAQVGSRASPLWVTVVSLWSSLEGSILFWGFILGLYTAGTVYFTRRRHEEIMPWVLGVLLACGVFFAFLIAGPANPFLPVANPPMDGPGPNPLLQNHILMVIHPPMLYLGYVGMTVPFAFAAAALFAGRLGPELLKSLRMALLIPWTFLSIGIVLGGWWAYEVLGWGGYWAWDPVENASLLPWLTATAAIHSVMVVERRKILKGWTLTLVLATFLLTILGTFMTRSGIFNSVHSFTQSDIGPTFLAFLALSLIVSVVLLAARIGLLEAEGRLEDPKSRESTFLVNNLLFVMLTFTVLLGTVFPLVVEAVKKVQISVGEPYFNRMAVPLGVAVLFLMGIGPALPWGRVSREKALRSLLPPLAGALGLVAIGMALGGRAGWLSVTLFCAGYTLWVTVDALSLPVRQRLGRDSFGNAVGSLFTQGRRRFGGYVIHLGVVAILIAVAASSTGKVTTETTLRRGGSTTLGPYTLTYLGTETETDSHRRSTIAHVQVSRDGKVVTSLDPRMNHYFTQREPVGTPAVHSTLAQDLYLSVMSIDEGGELLGLRAFINPMVIWIWIGTAILAFGALLSAWPSRRSAMAPARSREPAPAAAEPDPLAGGIA; from the coding sequence ATGATCTCCCTCGTCGGCAGAGGCCTGATCCTCGCCGCGCTGGTCGCAGCCGCCTCCGGCTCCGTCCTGGGCTTCACCGCCGCCCGCCGCGGCGGCGCCGCCCTCGCCTGGACCCGCCGCCTCGCCTATCTCTTCTCCGGCCTGATGGTGGCCGCCAACCTCCTCATGGAGGCGGCGCTCCTCGGCCACGACTTCTCGGTGGGCTACGTGGCCCAGGTCGGCTCCCGCGCCAGCCCGCTCTGGGTGACGGTGGTGAGCCTCTGGTCCTCTCTCGAGGGCTCGATCCTCTTCTGGGGCTTCATCCTCGGCCTCTACACCGCCGGTACGGTCTACTTCACCCGCAGGAGACACGAGGAGATCATGCCGTGGGTGCTGGGCGTGCTGCTCGCCTGCGGCGTCTTCTTCGCCTTCCTCATCGCCGGGCCGGCGAACCCCTTCCTCCCGGTGGCGAACCCGCCGATGGACGGCCCGGGCCCGAACCCGCTCCTCCAGAACCACATCCTGATGGTCATCCACCCGCCCATGCTCTACCTAGGCTACGTGGGCATGACCGTGCCCTTCGCCTTCGCCGCGGCGGCGCTCTTCGCCGGCCGCCTCGGCCCAGAGCTGCTCAAGTCCCTGCGGATGGCGCTCCTGATCCCCTGGACCTTCCTCTCGATCGGGATCGTCCTCGGCGGCTGGTGGGCCTACGAGGTCCTCGGCTGGGGTGGCTATTGGGCGTGGGATCCCGTCGAGAACGCGTCGCTGCTCCCTTGGCTCACCGCCACGGCCGCGATCCACTCGGTGATGGTCGTCGAGAGGCGGAAGATCCTGAAGGGCTGGACCCTCACCCTGGTCCTCGCCACCTTCCTCCTCACCATCCTCGGCACCTTCATGACGAGGTCGGGGATCTTCAACTCGGTCCACTCCTTCACCCAGAGTGACATCGGCCCCACCTTCCTCGCCTTCCTCGCCCTTTCGTTGATCGTCTCGGTGGTCCTCCTCGCCGCCCGGATCGGCCTCCTCGAGGCGGAGGGGAGACTCGAGGATCCCAAGAGCCGCGAGAGCACCTTCCTGGTGAACAACCTGCTCTTCGTGATGCTCACGTTCACCGTGCTGCTGGGCACCGTGTTCCCGCTGGTGGTCGAGGCCGTGAAGAAGGTCCAGATCAGCGTCGGCGAGCCCTACTTCAACCGCATGGCCGTGCCGCTGGGCGTCGCCGTGCTCTTCCTGATGGGCATCGGGCCGGCGCTGCCCTGGGGTCGCGTGAGCCGCGAGAAGGCGCTTCGCTCCCTCCTCCCTCCGCTCGCCGGAGCCCTCGGGCTCGTCGCCATCGGCATGGCCCTCGGCGGCCGGGCGGGGTGGCTCTCCGTCACGCTCTTTTGCGCCGGCTACACGCTGTGGGTGACGGTGGACGCCTTGAGCCTCCCCGTGCGCCAGCGGCTCGGCCGGGACTCCTTTGGGAACGCCGTGGGATCCCTCTTCACCCAGGGCCGAAGGCGGTTCGGCGGCTACGTGATCCACCTTGGCGTGGTGGCGATCCTGATCGCGGTCGCCGCCTCGTCCACGGGCAAGGTCACCACCGAGACCACCCTGCGGCGCGGCGGCTCCACCACCCTCGGGCCCTACACCCTGACGTACCTCGGCACCGAGACGGAGACGGACTCCCATCGCCGCTCCACCATCGCCCACGTGCAGGTGAGCCGGGACGGCAAGGTGGTCACGTCCCTCGACCCGCGGATGAACCACTACTTCACCCAGCGTGAGCCCGTGGGCACGCCGGCGGTGCACAGCACCCTCGCCCAGGATCTCTACCTCTCGGTGATGAGCATCGACGAGGGTGGCGAGCTCCTGGGCCTTCGGGCGTTCATCAACCCGATGGTGATCTGGATCTGGATCGGCACCGCGATCCTGGCGTTCGGAGCACTGCTCTCCGCGTGGCCCTCCCGCCGCTCGGCGATGGCGCCGGCGCGGAGCCGGGAGCCCGCTCCGGCGGCTGCCGAGCCCGATCCGCTGGCTGGAGGGATCGCGTGA
- a CDS encoding polyprenyl synthetase family protein produces MESQAVIRSTDANLARVAEEKGVPRSTAHLDAARMADEELIRLEAALPRLCAGAPPELGAAAEHLLVAGGKRVRALLTLLSARAAGGSGGVALAAAAELAHAATLLHDDVIDEGDVRRGRPTSRLLWSNAVSVLSGDFLLTRSLDLACGAGVPGALEELIAVLRELVCGEALQLSMRGSVEATEAEYRRVVEGKTASLFRWAARSGCRTGGGSARMADAMGEYGWHVGIAFQLSDDALDFDADPGAFGKSLLQDLREGTLTLPVLRTLEMHPALREDLRAAMAADKPLDDEVASRIARIVRESGAVQAVRDEAAAEAEAGAAALSLLPDNVYRRALEDVARGLAARVR; encoded by the coding sequence ATGGAGAGCCAGGCTGTGATCAGGAGCACGGACGCGAACCTCGCCCGCGTAGCGGAGGAGAAGGGCGTTCCCCGTTCGACGGCCCACCTCGACGCGGCGCGGATGGCCGACGAGGAGCTGATTCGCCTGGAGGCGGCGCTCCCGAGGCTCTGCGCCGGCGCGCCGCCGGAGCTGGGCGCCGCTGCCGAGCACCTGCTGGTGGCGGGCGGCAAGCGCGTCCGCGCGCTGCTGACGCTCCTCTCGGCCCGGGCGGCAGGTGGCTCCGGGGGCGTCGCCCTCGCCGCCGCAGCCGAGCTCGCCCACGCCGCCACGCTCCTCCACGACGACGTGATCGACGAGGGCGACGTCCGCCGCGGCAGGCCCACGTCGCGGCTCCTCTGGAGCAACGCGGTCAGCGTGCTCTCGGGCGACTTCCTCCTCACCCGCTCCCTGGATCTCGCCTGTGGTGCGGGCGTGCCGGGCGCCCTCGAAGAGCTGATCGCCGTCCTTCGTGAGCTGGTCTGCGGCGAGGCGCTCCAGCTCTCGATGCGCGGCTCGGTGGAGGCCACCGAGGCCGAGTATCGCCGGGTGGTGGAGGGCAAGACCGCCTCCCTCTTCCGTTGGGCGGCGCGCAGCGGTTGCCGCACCGGCGGCGGCAGCGCGCGGATGGCCGACGCGATGGGCGAGTACGGCTGGCACGTGGGCATCGCCTTCCAGCTCTCCGACGACGCCCTCGACTTCGACGCCGATCCCGGCGCCTTCGGGAAGTCGCTGCTGCAGGATCTGCGGGAAGGCACCCTCACGCTCCCCGTGCTCCGCACGCTCGAGATGCACCCGGCGCTCCGCGAGGACCTCCGTGCCGCGATGGCGGCGGACAAGCCCCTCGACGACGAGGTCGCTTCGCGGATCGCCCGGATCGTGCGGGAGAGCGGCGCGGTCCAGGCCGTGCGCGACGAGGCCGCCGCCGAGGCGGAGGCCGGCGCCGCCGCGCTCTCGCTCCTCCCCGACAACGTCTACCGCCGCGCCCTCGAGGATGTGGCGCGCGGCCTCGCCGCACGGGTTCGCTAG
- a CDS encoding UbiX family flavin prenyltransferase yields the protein MRKLKLVVGIGGASGAPYARRLLEHLTERDDVEPAVVFSVNGRQIWAQEVGTDPRSYGFPIYGHKDFQAPFASGSAGYRTMVVLPCSASGMARIAQGVSDDLLGRAAEVVLKEQGKLILCVRETPLSQVHLRAALLAAEAGAMVMPASPSFYSNPQSMDDLVDTVVARVLDRIGLDNELMERWGSQPAPLRREAGARAPARVASGEDAGPAIAGTISPFGRRGEGS from the coding sequence ATGAGGAAGCTGAAGCTCGTAGTCGGGATCGGCGGGGCCTCCGGCGCGCCCTACGCCCGGCGGCTGCTCGAGCACCTCACCGAGCGCGACGACGTCGAGCCTGCGGTCGTCTTCTCCGTGAACGGCCGCCAGATCTGGGCGCAGGAAGTGGGGACGGATCCGAGGAGCTACGGCTTCCCCATCTACGGCCACAAGGACTTCCAGGCGCCCTTCGCCTCGGGCAGCGCGGGCTATCGGACCATGGTGGTCCTGCCCTGCTCTGCGTCGGGGATGGCGCGGATCGCCCAGGGCGTCTCCGACGATCTCCTGGGCCGCGCCGCCGAGGTGGTGCTCAAGGAGCAGGGCAAGCTGATCCTCTGCGTCCGCGAGACCCCCCTCTCGCAGGTGCACCTGCGGGCGGCCCTCCTCGCGGCGGAGGCAGGCGCGATGGTGATGCCCGCCTCGCCCTCCTTCTATTCGAACCCCCAGTCCATGGACGACCTCGTCGACACGGTGGTGGCGCGGGTCCTCGATCGCATCGGCCTCGACAACGAGCTGATGGAGCGTTGGGGCAGCCAGCCTGCGCCGCTGCGGCGCGAAGCCGGAGCGCGAGCGCCCGCGCGCGTCGCGAGCGGCGAAGACGCCGGGCCCGCGATCGCCGGGACGATCTCTCCATTCGGTCGCAGAGGAGAAGGCTCGTGA
- a CDS encoding ubiquinone/menaquinone biosynthesis methyltransferase has protein sequence MMAHGEQGLHGPQAQGHDGASVRSMFDRIAPTYDKLNHLLSAGVDRAWRTELARELPDPCGRVLDLCAGTLDLGHAIWMEHPEAKVTAADFAVEMLRRGRNKLPDALLCGADALALPFKDESFDVAVCGFGVRNVSDLAACFREVRRVLKPGGTFAILEFFRPEKAITRAFHSLYNRRVLPTVGAAVSGDGDAYRYLAESMERFHSLAEAKELLASCGYRDVRGRDLLFGVASILSGARA, from the coding sequence ATGATGGCCCACGGCGAACAGGGCCTCCACGGTCCCCAGGCCCAGGGGCACGACGGCGCGAGCGTGCGATCGATGTTCGATCGGATCGCGCCGACCTACGACAAGCTGAACCACCTCCTCTCCGCCGGCGTGGATCGCGCGTGGCGGACGGAGCTGGCCCGCGAGCTTCCGGATCCCTGCGGGCGCGTCCTCGACCTCTGCGCGGGCACCCTCGACCTCGGACACGCGATCTGGATGGAGCATCCGGAGGCGAAAGTGACGGCGGCGGACTTCGCCGTCGAGATGCTCCGCCGGGGCAGGAACAAGCTGCCGGACGCGCTGCTCTGCGGCGCGGACGCGCTGGCGCTCCCGTTCAAGGACGAGAGCTTCGACGTGGCGGTCTGCGGCTTCGGCGTGCGCAACGTCTCGGATCTGGCCGCGTGCTTCCGCGAGGTCCGCCGGGTGCTCAAGCCCGGGGGCACCTTCGCGATCCTGGAGTTCTTCCGGCCCGAGAAGGCGATCACCAGGGCCTTCCACTCCCTGTACAACCGGCGCGTGCTCCCCACCGTCGGCGCGGCAGTCAGCGGAGACGGCGACGCCTACCGCTACCTGGCCGAGTCGATGGAGCGCTTCCACTCGCTCGCCGAGGCGAAGGAGCTCCTCGCCTCCTGCGGCTATCGCGACGTGCGGGGCCGCGACCTCCTCTTCGGCGTCGCCTCGATCCTGAGCGGGGCCCGGGCATGA
- the msrA gene encoding peptide-methionine (S)-S-oxide reductase MsrA produces the protein MTETGFAAKATFAAGCFWGIEETFRNLPGVLMTTAGYTGGHLSYPSYRQVCTDRTGHAEAVEVIYLPEVISYEELLEVFFACHDPTTLNRQGGDVGTQYRSAIYWHTHEQERAAIMSRDAHAIRFSSPIVTEITPVTEFYPAEEYHQLYLLKQGVAAIAS, from the coding sequence ATGACCGAAACGGGTTTTGCCGCAAAGGCGACGTTCGCGGCTGGTTGTTTCTGGGGGATCGAAGAGACGTTTCGAAATCTGCCCGGTGTGTTGATGACCACCGCTGGCTACACCGGCGGACACTTGTCGTATCCGAGCTACAGGCAGGTGTGCACCGATCGCACGGGGCACGCCGAGGCGGTCGAGGTGATCTACCTGCCGGAGGTCATCTCCTACGAGGAGCTCCTGGAGGTCTTCTTCGCCTGCCACGATCCGACCACGCTCAACCGCCAGGGCGGCGACGTCGGCACGCAGTACCGCTCCGCGATCTACTGGCACACGCACGAGCAGGAACGGGCCGCGATCATGTCCCGCGACGCCCACGCCATCCGCTTCTCGAGCCCGATCGTCACCGAGATCACCCCGGTGACGGAGTTCTATCCGGCGGAGGAGTACCACCAGCTCTACCTGCTCAAGCAGGGCGTCGCCGCCATCGCCTCGTAG
- a CDS encoding cytochrome c maturation protein CcmE, which translates to MSQPKTGRIKWFAVAALAVAGAAFAFIALGGLGENLVYYWDPSELRQAGDKAIGATIRLGGQVAPGSIQFDPGTSKLAFEVTDGKQNIPVRSEGVPPQMFRENIGVIVEGTMTKEGHFTSSRLMVSHGNEYQAPHDGEKVDTHELMKTAEGVAE; encoded by the coding sequence ATGAGCCAGCCCAAGACCGGGCGAATCAAGTGGTTCGCCGTCGCCGCCCTGGCGGTCGCCGGCGCAGCCTTCGCCTTCATCGCCCTCGGCGGCCTCGGCGAGAACCTCGTCTACTACTGGGATCCCAGCGAGCTCCGGCAGGCTGGCGACAAGGCCATCGGCGCCACCATCCGCCTCGGCGGGCAGGTCGCGCCCGGCTCGATCCAGTTCGACCCCGGGACGAGCAAGCTCGCCTTCGAGGTCACCGACGGCAAGCAGAACATCCCTGTGCGCTCCGAGGGCGTGCCGCCCCAGATGTTCCGCGAGAACATCGGCGTCATCGTCGAGGGCACCATGACGAAGGAGGGACACTTCACCTCCTCGCGGCTCATGGTCTCCCACGGCAACGAGTACCAGGCCCCGCACGACGGTGAGAAGGTCGACACCCACGAGCTGATGAAGACGGCGGAGGGGGTCGCCGAATGA
- the mqnE gene encoding aminofutalosine synthase MqnE — protein MEATLEIRKPSPPPSLARIAEKVREGVRLDEAEAVEVFRSRDLLQLGQLANLIRERLHGDRTYYNKNFHLNLTNVCEASCRFCAFARLEEGMPLAKTFTVEEAVAFVKEQLPNGPTEVHMVNGLHPGLPFEYYEEALRAVKATAPELHIKGFTAVEIHYYAGKYGMSYEEVIKRLVAAGLGSIPGGGAEIFAPRVRKKICKDKANAEEWLEIHRIAHRLGVKTNCTMLYGTVETAEERADHVLQLRALQDETGGFQAFIPLAFHNENSPLQRLPEPTGFDNLLVYAQSRIVLDNIPHLKAYWVQVGEKLAQVAQSFGVNDLDGTVVSEKIYKMAGAVTPNLLSVGDLCHLIREAGRTPVERDTVYNVVGMPL, from the coding sequence ATGGAAGCCACCCTCGAGATCCGCAAGCCGTCGCCGCCGCCGTCCCTCGCCCGCATTGCGGAGAAGGTCCGGGAGGGCGTCCGCCTCGACGAGGCCGAGGCGGTGGAGGTCTTCCGGAGCCGCGACCTCCTGCAGCTCGGCCAGCTCGCGAACCTCATCCGCGAGCGCCTGCACGGCGACAGGACCTACTACAACAAGAACTTCCACCTGAACCTCACCAACGTCTGCGAGGCCTCCTGCCGCTTCTGCGCCTTCGCGCGGCTGGAGGAGGGGATGCCCCTCGCCAAGACGTTCACGGTCGAGGAGGCGGTGGCCTTCGTGAAGGAGCAGCTCCCGAACGGCCCCACCGAGGTGCACATGGTCAACGGCCTGCACCCGGGCCTGCCCTTCGAGTACTACGAGGAGGCCCTGCGGGCGGTGAAGGCGACCGCGCCGGAGCTCCACATTAAGGGCTTCACCGCGGTGGAGATCCACTACTACGCGGGCAAGTACGGCATGAGCTACGAGGAGGTGATCAAGCGCCTCGTGGCGGCGGGTCTCGGCTCCATTCCCGGCGGCGGCGCGGAGATCTTCGCCCCGCGGGTGCGCAAGAAGATCTGCAAGGACAAGGCGAACGCCGAAGAGTGGCTCGAGATCCACCGGATCGCCCATCGACTCGGTGTGAAGACCAACTGCACGATGCTCTACGGCACGGTGGAGACCGCCGAGGAGCGCGCGGATCACGTGCTGCAGCTGCGGGCGCTCCAGGACGAGACGGGCGGCTTCCAGGCCTTCATCCCGCTCGCCTTCCACAACGAGAACTCGCCGCTCCAGCGACTGCCGGAGCCCACGGGCTTCGACAACCTGCTGGTCTACGCCCAGAGCCGCATCGTCCTCGACAACATCCCGCACCTGAAGGCCTATTGGGTGCAGGTGGGCGAGAAGCTCGCTCAGGTGGCGCAGTCCTTCGGCGTGAACGACCTCGACGGCACCGTGGTCTCCGAGAAGATCTACAAGATGGCCGGCGCGGTGACGCCGAACCTCCTCTCGGTCGGCGACCTCTGCCATCTGATCCGCGAGGCGGGCCGCACGCCCGTCGAGCGCGACACCGTCTACAACGTGGTGGGGATGCCGCTGTGA